In Lodderomyces elongisporus chromosome 1, complete sequence, a genomic segment contains:
- the MIS1_1 gene encoding mitochondrial C1- tetrahydrofolate synthase precursor gives MLRHRVNSRLLKATLLQSQRSFSQSRVHFDAVVVSGTKLAAKIRNDIAEKVLAYNKEHFGVHDTAFDKLKFKPSLTIVQVGSRPDSSAYVKSKLKAAEKSNISSNLIKLDENISQDDLVDEIERLNKDPKVHGILIQLPLPKHIDETLVTNSVVTEKDVDGFHNYNVGQLSKRGGTPHFKPCTPNGIIELIKTTGIELRGKNAVVIGRSDIVGTPVATMLRNEDCTVTICHRHTKDLAEVVARADIVIAAVGIPEYVNASWVKDGAVVIDVGINYKDDPTAKNGKKLVGDVAYDEVAKKAGYITPVPGGVGPMTVAMLCSNVYDAAVLHAQKAHEHRFTVLPLKLESPVPSDIDISRAQKPKVITKIAKELGIIDRELEPYGHYKAKVDTKAVIERLDEQVEGSVDDKGHYVLVAGITPTPLGEGKSTTTMGLAQALGAQLGYNSIANVRQPSMGPTFGVKGGAAGGGYAQVIPMDEFNMHLTGDIHAISAAQNLLCAAVDTRMFHEATSKSVGGFYKRLVPTKKGSRSFTPSMLKRLQKLGINKTNPNDLTPEEIEKFAILNIDRDSITIKRVVDCNDRFVREITIGEGKNEASKYPPRKTGMDITVASELMAILALSNSLTDLRDRVGRIVIGTQKKTGDAITAEDIGVAGAITALLKDAIKPNLMQTIEGTPVFVHAGPFANISIGASSVVADKVALKLTSPSNPINNGEAGFVVTEAGFDFTMGGERFFNIKCRSSGLKPDTVVLVATTRALKLHGGAPDVKPGQSLPAEYVNENLEFLEKGCANLAKQISNIKQYNVPVVVAINQFETDSEREIDLIQKLAVEAGADFAVQSNHWAKGGLGAKKLAEAVVDAVKLAPSGEQKFLYDVNDSVENKLKAIATKMYGAKDIELSPLAKSQIEAYTKQGFDKLPICIAKTQYSLSHDPALKGVPTGFTVPIREVRCSAGAGYLYALAAEIMTIPGLPTHAGFMNVEVNEDGQIEGLF, from the coding sequence ATGTTGAGGCATAGGGTTAATTCAAGGCTTCTCAAAGCCACACTTTTGCAACTGCAGAGGTCGTTTTCTCAGTCCAGAGTACACTTTGATGCAGTTGTTGTGTCAGGAACAAAATTAGCAGCCAAGATACGTAATGATATTGCTGAAAAGGTGCTTGCTTACAATAAAGAGCATTTCGGAGTTCATGACACAGCATTtgataaattgaaattCAAGCCAAGTTTAACGATTGTTCAAGTTGGATCGAGGCCAGATTCTTCTGCATACGTCAAATCTAAATTGAAAGCTGCTGAGAAATCCAATATCAGCTCAAACTTGATCAAACTTGATGAGAATATCAGTCAGGATGATTTGGTCGATGAGATTGAACGTTTGAACAAGGATCCTAAAGTGCATGGTATACTTATACAATTACCTTTACCAAAGCACATTGATGAAACTTTAGTTACCAACTCAGTGGTTACTGAGAAGGATGTTGATGGTTTCCATAACTACAACGTTGGTCAGTTATCCAAAAGAGGAGGTACTCCACATTTCAAGCCATGTACCCCCAATGGTATCATTGAGTTGATCAAAACTACGGGAATCGAATTGAGAGGTAAAAATGCAGTTGTTATTGGAAGATCAGACATTGTCGGTACCCCAGTGGCAACCATGTTGAGAAATGAGGACTGTACAGTAACAATCTGTCACCGTCACACAAAGGATTTGGCTGAAGTAGTTGCTCGTGCAGACATTGTTATTGCTGCAGTTGGTATACCCGAATATGTCAATGCTTCGTGGGTGAAAGATGGTGCCGTTGTTATTGATGTGGGAATTAACTATAAAGACGATCCAACAGCAAAGAATGGTAAGAAATTGGTGGGAGATGTTGCCTACGATGAGGTTGCCAAGAAAGCAGGATATATAACACCCGTTCCAGGTGGAGTTGGACCAATGACTGTGGCAATGTTGTGCTCTAACGTGTATGATGCAGCAGTCTTGCATGCACAAAAGGCGCATGAGCATAGATTCACTGTTCTTCCATTAAAATTGGAGTCACCAGTTCCTTCGGATATAGACATTTCTAGAGCTCAAAAGCCCAAGGTGATTACAAAAATTGCTAAAGAATTGGGTATCATTGACCGCGAGTTGGAACCCTATGGTCATTATAAAGCAAAGGTTGACACCAAAGCGGTCATTGAAAGATTAGATGAACAAGTTGAAGGCTCCGTTGATGATAAAGGTCACTATGTATTGGTTGCTGGTATCACTCCTACTCCATTGGGTGAAGGTAAATCAACTACGACCATGGGTTTGGCGCAAGCTCTCGGTGCACAATTGGGCTATAATTCAATTGCCAATGTTAGACAACCATCAATGGGTCCAACCTTTGGTGTCAAAGGTGGAGCAGCCGGTGGAGGATATGCTCAAGTAATTCCAATGGATGAATTCAATATGCACTTGACTGGTGACATCCATGCGATTTCTGCTGCCCAAAACTTGCTTTGTGCTGCCGTGGATACAAGAATGTTCCATGAGGCAACTTCAAAATCTGTTGGTGGCTTTTACAAGAGACTCGTGCCAACTAAGAAGGGTCTGAGAAGTTTTACTCCATCAatgttgaaaagattgCAGAAGTTgggtatcaacaagacCAACCCAAATGACTTGACTCCAGAggagattgaaaaattcGCTATATTAAACATTGATCGCGATTCGATCACAATCAAAAGAGTTGTCGACTGTAATGACCGTTTTGTTAGAGAAATAACAATCGGAGAAGGTAAGAACGAGGCAAGCAAGTACCCACCTAGAAAGACAGGTATGGACATTACTGTTGCTAGTGAGTTGATGGCTATTTTGGCTCTTTCAAACTCGTTGACAGATTTGAGGGATAGAGTTGGAAGGATCGTGATTGGAactcaaaagaaaaccgGAGATGCAATCACTGCCGAGGATATCGGAGTTGCCGGTGCCATCACCGCATTATTGAAGGATGCTATTAAGCCAAATTTGATGCAAACAATTGAAGGAACGCCCGTATTTGTTCATGCAGGTCCATTTGCCAACATTTCTATTGGGGCATCGTCCGTAGTTGCAGACAAAGTTGCCTTGAAATTAACATCACCATCAAACCCAATTAATAATGGTGAGGCTGGTTTTGTAGTAACTGAAGCTGGTTTTGATTTCACAATGGGTGGAGAAAgatttttcaatatcaaaTGTAGAAGCTCGGGATTGAAACCAGACACAGTTGTCTTGGTTGCCACTACAAGAGCTTTGAAATTGCATGGAGGAGCCCCAGATGTCAAGCCAGGTCAATCATTACCAGCGGAATATGTTAATGAAAACTTGGAATTCTTGGAAAAAGGATGTGCAAATTTGGCCAAGCAAATTTCAAACATTAAGCAATACAATGTGcccgttgttgttgcaattaATCAATTTGAAACTGACTCGGAAAGAGAGATTGACTTGATTCAAAAGTTGGCCGTAGAGGCGGGTGCTGATTTTGCTGTGCAGTCAAACCACTGGGCCAAAGGTGGTTTGGGTGCCAAGAAATTGGCAGAAGCTGTGGTTGATGCTGTTAAACTTGCCCCATCAGGAGAACAAAAGTTTTTGTACGACGTCAATGATTCAGTTGAAAACAAGTTGAAAGCTATTGCCACCAAGATGTATGGTGCCAAGGATATTGAATTGTCACCATTGGCAAAACTGCAAATTGAAGCATACACAAAACAAGGGTTTGACAAGTTGCCAATTTGTATAGCCAAGACCCAGTATTCATTATCACATGACCCTGCATTGAAGGGTGTGCCAACTGGATTTACAGTGCCAATCAGAGAGGTTAGATGCTCAGCTGGTGCTGGATACTTGTATGCTTTGGCTGCCGAAATTATGACCATTCCAGGTTTGCCTACTCATGCCGGATTCATGAACGTTGAAGTGAATGAAGATGGTCAAATTGAAGGATTATTCTAA
- the PCK1 gene encoding Protein kinase C-like 1 — MAPPAVESTINFEGHPSIKTTVDPLVKKLNLKGDTVIRHNAPPPTLYEDGLLEKGTTISSTGALMAYSGEKTGRSPKDKRIVDEETSSQHIWWGPVNKQVDELTWKISRSRALDYLRTREKLFVVDAFAGWDPKYRIKVRIICARAYHALFMTNMLIRPTKEELENFGEPDFTIYNAGQFPANVHTKGMTSSTSVEINFKDMEMVILGTEYAGEMKKGIFTVMFYLMPIKNKVLTLHSSANEGESGDVTLFFGLSGTGKTTLSADPNRKLIGDDEHCWSDHGVFNIEGGCYAKCLDLSAEKEPEIFNSIRFGSVLENVVYDPATKVVDYEDSSITENTRCSYPIEYIPSSKIPCVGGHPKNIVLLTCDASGVLPPVSKLTPAQVMYHFISGYTSKMAGTEMGITEPTPAFSACFGQPFLVLHPMKYAQQLAEKIEQHKANAYLLNTGWSGVGAAKGGKRCPLKYTRAILDAIHSGELDSADTQVFSTFNLHVPKEIKGVPSEVLHPEVDKKEVAALAAKFAENFVKYADQATAEVKAAGPDV; from the coding sequence atggCACCCCCAGCAGTAGAATCTACAATCAATTTCGAAGGCCACCCTTCGATCAAAACCACCGTTGATCCATTGGTCAAGAAACTCAACTTGAAAGGTGACACTGTTATTAGACACAATGCTCCACCACCAACTTTGTACGAAGATGGTTTGTTGGAAAAAGGCACCACCATTTCATCCACTGGTGCTTTGATGGCTTACTCTGGTGAAAAGACTGGTAGATCACCAAAGGATAAAAGAATTGTTGACGAAGAAACTTCATCGCAACACATTTGGTGGGGACCTGTCAATAAACAAGTTGACGAGTTAACATGGAAGATTTCTAGATCAAGAGCTTTGGACTACTTGCGTACGAGAGAAAagctttttgttgttgacgCTTTTGCCGGTTGGGACCCAAAATACAGAATCAAGGTTAGAATTATCTGTGCTAGAGCTTACCATGCTTTGTTTATGACAAATATGTTGATTAGACCAACAAAGGAAGAGTTGGAAAACTTTGGTGAACCAGACTTTACCATCTACAATGCAGGTCAATTCCCAGCCAATGTGCACACAAAAGGTATGACCTCATCCACATCTGTTGAGATTAACTTTAAAGATATGGAGATGGTTATCCTTGGTACAGAGTATGCTGGTGAGATGAAGAAGGGTATTTTCACTGTTATGTTTTACCTTATGCCAATCAAGAATAAGGTTTTGACCTTGCACTCTTCTGCAAACGAAGGTGAATCAGGAGACGTTACATTATTCTTTGGTTTGAGTGGTACTGGTAAGACTACATTGTCTGCTGACCCAAACAGAAAGCTTATTGGTGATGACGAGCACTGTTGGTCAGACCACGGTGTCTTTAACATTGAAGGTGGTTGTTACGCCAAATGTTTGGACCTTTCAGCTGAAAAAGAGCCAGAAATTTTCAACTCGATCAGATTTGGATCTGTTTTGGAGAATGTTGTTTATGACCCAGCAACCAAGGTTGTTGACTACGAAGATTCATCAATTACCGAAAATACCAGATGTTCATACCCAATTGAGTACATTCCATCGCTGAAAATTCCATGTGTCGGTGGCCACCCAAAGAATATTGTGTTGCTTACATGTGATGCTTCAGGTGTCTTGCCTCCAGTCTCAAAATTGACCCCAGCTCAAGTGATGTACCACTTTATCAGTGGTTACACTTCAAAGATGGCTGGTACCGAAATGGGTATCACTGAGCCAACACCAGCTTTCTCTGCTTGTTTTGGTCAACCATTCTTGGTGTTGCACCCAATGAAGTATGCACAACAATTGGCTGAAAAGATTGAGCAACACAAGGCCAATGCTTACTTGTTGAACACTGGTTGGTCTGGTGTAGGTGCAGCTAAGGGTGGTAAGAGATGTCCACTTAAGTACACTCGTGCTATTTTGGATGCTATCCACAGCGGAGAATTGGACAGCGCTGACACACAAGTATTTTCAACATTCAACTTGCACGTGCCAAAAGAGATTAAAGGTGTTCCTCTGGAAGTTCTTCACCCAGAAGTTGACAAGAAGGAAGTTGCTGCTCTTGCCGCCAAGTTTGCTGAGAACTTTGTTAAGTATGCTGACCAGGCTACTGCTGAAGTTAAAGCTGCTGGACCCGATGTTTAA
- a CDS encoding uncharacterized protein (CAZy:GH3): MENQAGQLLCGGFQGTTVTAQAYHLIVEQHVSSMILSRKNAVNVEQMTKLINDLQYIAFTQGKYKYPIMFAIDEEGGIMNSLFDPEFLTQYPSAMALAATGDPQLVYEISKAIAIELKKIGFSIILGPVLDVVTKLSHQLVGVRSFGTTLDDVKTYGLACAKGLRDGGLFTVGKHFPGIGNATVDSLLDLPMTGDSLSQIRQFNAVPFRHLIEEGVLDGISAAGCGVPNVSPDETHACLSPIIVNQLLRKELNFKGFVISECLEMEALYHSIGLGQGVVLAINAGCDLVMVCHDFRLQKEAIESIKQGIINGNIDEETANASFQRIEKLQSRLPSWHDIFPHGAASAKQDPVLFKKEQPELWKKHQNLASLAYQKSITLVRDFNNILPITKHFHKQSEKEMEKQASEIQETESQTTAEQQEMKNNLEKESVLILSPLLTPLKKTKSHLFTGEEVFQSFGKQLSDHQDSFSVLHTTYTANGLTKLHEQLIARSKVVIVFTSEASRNMYQIGIVKYVSILCASKPFIVVATSSPFDFLHDKKIGNAYICCYDYTEDALSKVAGLLMGDFQAEGCIPGEMHRKTIKAEKRIKRRWLVEEFDIQRDFASLVKLWQNDTDECEGDKINYHDNQFYKRLHGLLATSEQKHFVVRNSSLNILYGVVLTWIEGDVGHLVYIIVEKSKRLQSIGKNLNQRALQHLKNCSKIYLGSSFPLLMLPGNKSATSDAFFNSVGWNSSSGEDKDAKSEKKYIMLLEDLTKWSVPSRILKELMIVGVRFDICNDAEQLMNNCPPELKRYYTHALESLQFRTPHEVKIIIALEPNTQSVIGSIVLFTNQSKLSKYYPFIDQCRGKSGSLVGEIIAPVIDPSYSNLLDIFKYGLICSAITFLKNSSDEVSHCLMADVKDDKSLSSIEDIGFKAWKSYYDYYGEKSKVE; the protein is encoded by the coding sequence ATGGAAAACCAGGCAGGCCAACTACTATGCGGTGGATTCCAAGGCACTACCGTTACAGCACAGGCCTACCACCTTATTGTTGAACAACATGTCTCGTCGATGATCTTGTCGCGTAAAAATGCAGTCAATGTGGAGCAAATGACTAAATTGATCAATGACTTACAATACATTGCATTTACACAAGGGAAATACAAATACCCAATTATGTTTGCAATAGACGAAGAAGGGGGGATTATGAATTCACTTTTTGATCCAGAGTTTCTTACTCAATATCCAAGCGCTATGGCATTGGCCGCGACAGGGGATCCACAATTAGTATATGAAATATCAAAGGCAATTGCaatagaattaaaaaaaatagggtTCAGCATCATATTGGGACCTGTGTTGGATGTAGTTACCAAATTGTCCCACCAATTAGTAGGTGTGAGGAGTTTTGGCACAACATTGGACGATGTAAAAACATATGGCTTAGCATGTGCCAAAGGATTGAGAGACGGCGGGTTATTCACTGTGGGGAAACATTTCCCAGGAATAGGCAACGCAACAGTAGATTCATTATTGGACTTGCCAATGACCGGTGATTCTTTGAGCCAGATTAGACAATTCAATGCTGTACCATTTCGACATTTGATTGAAGAAGGAGTGCTTGACGGAATCAGTGCTGCTGGATGTGGTGTACCCAATGTAAGCCCCGACGAGACACATGCATGTTTATCGCCAATAATCGTTAACCAATTGTTGAGAAAGGAATTGAATTTCAAAGGGTTTGTTATAAGTGAATGTTTGGAGATGGAAGCTTTATATCACTCCATTGGGCTTGGCCAAGGCGTGGTTCTTGCCATAAACGCTGGGTGCGACCTAGTTATGGTTTGTCACGATTTCAGACTACAAAAGGAGGCAATAGAATCGATAAAGCAGGGTATAATCAATGGAAATATAGATGAAGAAACAGCAAATGCTAGTTTTCAACgcattgaaaaattgcaatCGAGGTTACCCAGTTGGCATGATATCTTCCCACATGGCGCAGCATCGGCGAAACAAGACCCAGTCTTATTCAAAAAAGAGCAGCCGGAATTATGGAAAAAGCACCAAAACTTGGCTTCTTTGGCATACCAAAAGTCAATAACCTTGGTGCGAGACTTTAACAATATTCTACCAATCACCAAGCATTTCCATAAACAGTCGGAAAAGGAGATGGAGAAACAAGCGTCAGAAATACAAGAGACAGAGTCACAAACGACAGCAGAGCaacaagaaatgaaaaataatttagaaaaagagtctgttttaattttgagtCCGTTGCTAACTCCCTTGAAAAAGACCAAGTCGCATTTATTCACTGGCGAGGAAGTTTTCCAAAGTTTTGGTAAACAGTTGTCAGACCACCAAGATTCATTTTCTGTGCTACACACTACTTATACCGCCAATGGATTGACCAAATTGCACGAGCAATTGATTGCCAGGTCCAAAGTTGTAATTGTTTTCACAAGTGAAGCGTCAAGAAATATGTACCAAATAGGAATTGTCAAGTATGTTTCTATATTGTGTGCATCAAAACCTTTCATTGTTGTGGCAACGCTGTCGCCCTTTGATTTTTTACACGACAAGAAGATAGGGAATGCTTATATTTGCTGCTACGACTATACCGAAGACGCATTGAGTAAAGTAGCTGGTCTACTTATGGGCGACTTTCAAGCTGAAGGATGTATACCTGGTGAGATGCATAGAAAAACCATTAAAGCAGAGAAACGCATCAAAAGACGATGGTTAGTCGAGGAGTTTGACATTCAGCGGGATTTTGCTAGTTTGGTGAAACTATGGCAAAATGACACTGACGAATGCGAGGGCGATAAGATCAATTACCATGATAATCAGTTCTATAAGCGTTTGCATGGTTTACTCGCCACATCTGAACAAAAGCACTTTGTTGTAAGAAACTCTTCACTAAATATTCTTTACGGGGTGGTACTCACATGGATCGAAGGAGATGTTGGTCACCTTGTGTACATTATTGTTGAGAAATCAAAGCGATTGCAAAGTATAGGCAAGAATTTGAACCAGCGTGCTTTGCagcatttgaaaaattgttcAAAGATTTATTTGGGttcttcatttcctttgttGATGTTACCTGGTAACAAAAGCGCTACAAGCGATGCATTTTTCAATAGTGTTGGGTGGAATAGCAGTAGTGGTGAGGATAAAGATGCAAAGTCAGAGAAAAAGTATATTATGTTGTTGGAGGATTTGACAAAGTGGCTGGTCCCTTCAAGAATTCTCAAAGAGTTGATGATTGTTGGTGTCCGGTTTGATATTTGCAATGATGCAGAGCAGCTTATGAACAATTGTCCACCTGAGCTCAAAAGATATTATACACACGCACTAGAATCTTTGCAGTTTAGGACGCCACACGAAGTCAAAATCATTATTGCGCTCGAACCAAATACACAGAGCGTTATTGGTAGCATAGTTTTGTTCACAAACCAATCCAAACTTTCTAAATATTACCCATTTATTGACCAATGTCGGGGAAAAAGCGGGTCATTGGTTGGTGAGATAATAGCACCGGTAATTGATCCGCTGTATTCCAACTTGTTGGATATTTTTAAGTATGGGCTTATATGCAGTGCCATaacatttttgaaaaactcaAGCGATGAAGTAAGTCACTGCTTAATGGCTGATGTAAAAGACGATAAATCCTTGTCAAGTATAGAAGACATTGGGTTTAAGGCATGGAAGAGCTATTACGACTATTATGGCgaaaaaagcaaagtagAATAA
- the CRC1 gene encoding carnitine transporter — MDDVDSALVDNVKSFAAGGFGGICAVLTGHPFDLVKVRLQTGLYNSAIQCVKDTVAKDGLTGLYRGVLPPLIGVTPMFAVSFWGYDVGKKLVGSFTGKTADQFTIKDISTAGFISAIPTTLVAAPFERVKVMMQIQEGAKSKGMGAVIAEMYKTGGIRSIFKGSVATLARDGPGSALYFATYEYLKKELSTPGKDLSIFAIMTAGGFAGVAMWLGVFPIDTIKSTQQSSNVPISIGQVTKNIYAKGGIKAFFPGVGPALARSFPANAATFLGVEVARKALDKAF; from the coding sequence ATGGACGACGTCGACTCAGCTTTAGTAGATAATGTTAAATCCTTTGCCGCTGGAGGTTTCGGTGGTATCTGTGCGGTGCTAACTGGACATCCTTTTGATTTGGTCAAAGTTAGATTACAAACTGGTTTATACAACTCAGCAATCCAATGTGTTAAAGATACAGTGGCTAAAGATGGGTTAACTGGTCTTTATAGAGGTGTTCTCCCACCATTGATTGGTGTCACCCCAATGTTTGCCGTGTCCTTTTGGGGTTATGATGTAGGTAAGAAATTAGTCGGAAGCTTTACCGGCAAAACCGCTGACCAATTCACAATCAAAGATATCTCTACTGCCGGTTTCATTAGTGCTATCCCAACTACATTGGTTGCAGCTCCATTTGAAAGAGTGAAAGTGATGATGCAGATCCAAGAAGGTGCCAAGTCTAAAGGTATGGGTGCTGTTATTGCAGAAATGTACAAGACTGGCGGTATCAGATCCATTTTCAAAGGTTCAGTTGCTACGTTGGCCAGAGACGGCCCAGGTTCAGCCTTGTATTTCGCCACATACGAATACttgaaaaaagagttgTCTACTCCAGGCAAGGACTTGAGTATCTTTGCAATTATGACTGCAGGTGGATTTGCCGGTGTCGCTATGTGGTTGGGTGTCTTCCCCATTGATACAATCAAATCCACCCAGCAATCATCAAATGTCCCAATCTCAATTGGACAAGttacaaaaaacatttACGCTAAAGGTGGAATCAAGGCATTTTTCCCAGGTGTGGGACCTGCATTGGCTAGATCGTTCCCTGCCAACGCTGCCACATTCTTGGGAGTCGAGGTGGCCAGAAAAGCTTTGGACAAGGCATTTTAG
- the VMA4 gene encoding V-ATPase V1 sector subunit E (BUSCO:EOG09264OML) codes for MTLSDEQVKSELTKMQAFIEKEAKEKAKEIRLKADEEYEIEKASTVRLETAAIDSTYEQKLKKASLAQQITKSTIGNKTRLRILGEKDQVLNEVFEEAEKELKKITDDKNKYKPILVGLIEEGVLALLEEKVSIRVREKDVELAKEAAKEAAKNFEEKSKTKVEITVDDKEFLSKDIAGGVVVTNGSGKIDVNNTLEERLKILSEEALPALRLELFGPSKTRKFFD; via the exons ATGACGTTACTGGATGAACAG GTGAAATCGGAGCTCACCAAGATGCAAGCCTTCATCGAGAAGGAAGCTAAGGAAAAAGCCAAGGAGATCAGATTAAAGGCAGATGAAGAATATGAAATTGAGAAAGCATCAACAGTAAGATTGGAGACAGCTGCAATTGATTCTACTTATGAGcagaagttgaaaaaagcCAGCTTGGCACAGCAAATTACAAAATCCACTATTGGTAACAAAACAAGGTTGAGGATCCTTGGGGAAAAAGATCAAGTGTTAAACGAAGTATTTGAAGAAGCAGAGaaggaattgaaaaagattacTGATGACAAGAACAAGTACAAGCCTATTTTGGTAGGGTTGATTGAAGAAGGTGTATTGGCTTTGCTAGAGGAGAAAGTCTCCATCAGAGTTAGAGAAAAGGACGTAGAGTTGGCGAAAGAGGCAGCAAAAGAAGCAGCAAAGAATTTCGAAGAGAAATCCAAGACCAAAGTCGAAATCACTGTGGACGATAAGGAGTTCTTATCCAAGGACATTGCCGGTGGTGTAGTCGTCACCAATGGCAGTGGCAAAATCGACGTGAACAACACTTTGGAAGAAAGATTAAAGATTCTTTCCGAAGAAGCCTTACCTGCTCTTAGACTAGAGTTGTTTGGTCCATCTAAGACCAGAAAGTTCTTTGATTAA
- the MRS2 gene encoding magnesium ion transporter, whose product MLWPIRQASQSLYRRPICLRCLTTSTNKQKPDRKNTTTVPPSSSSSSSSPKATPSSSASSQSQTSKSHSTTGDNHILLNKLKPIQPNDLYVSCTIFNSKGDITAVSKKYPKMQFLKENHLYPRDLRKIDTSSIDVIPMIMIRPSHAILVNLLYIKAIIQQDSVMVFDTSNPEVASKLGMFMYDLEQKLKSNSTHATSMPYEFRALESILVSVMSFLEAEIRLYIKQCGIVLSELEDQVDRKKLQELLIRSKQLSSFHQKAVLIRDVLEDLLENDEDLAGMYLSQPKQKPQQHTQWNKEILDSKVDEDLENYEDLEMILESYYRQCDEFVQQAGSLLNDIKATEDIVNIILDANRNSLMLFELKVTVYTLGITVATLVPAFYGMNLKNYIEESNLGFGAVVVFSIIQGALFTWYNFKKLHKVQKLTIMGTNDNPTRSVTPYKHVIKRDRSFLHKLIFGSGTHRKKYHWPTKREKDVLWRMINDEKSRH is encoded by the coding sequence ATGCTTTGGCCCATAAGACAAGCCCTGCAATCCCTATATCGTCGACCGATATGTCTTCGATGCTTAACTACATCTACAAATAAGCAAAAACCAGATCgaaaaaatacaacaacagtGCCACCGCTgtcatcgtcgtcgtcgtcatcgCCAAAGGCAacaccttcttcttctgcatcATCGCAATCACAAACATCAAAATCGCATTCTACCACCGGTGATAATCACATTCTACTAAACAAACTCAAGCCAATCCAGCCAAACGATTTATATGTCTCTTGTACAATATTTAACTCCAAGGGTGATATCACCGCTGTATCTAAGAAGTATCCCAAGATGCAATTCCTCAAAGAAAATCACTTGTACCCTCGAGATTTGCGCAAGATCGACACTTCGTCGATTGATGTGATTCCAATGATTATGATACGTCCCTCACATGCGATATTGGTGAATTTGTTATACATAAAGGCAATTATTCAACAAGACTCTGTCATGGTGTTTGACACATCGAATCCCGAGGTTGCTTCGAAATTGGGCATGTTTATGTACGATTTAGAGCAGAAACTAAAAAGCAACTCAACGCATGCCACAAGTATGCCATACGAGTTTCGGGCGTTGGAGAGTATATTAGTGAGTGTCATGAGTTTTTTGGAGGCAGAAATCAGGCTATATATCAAGCAGTGTGGAATAGTTTTGAGTGAATTAGAAGATCAAGTGGATAGAAAGAAATTACAAGAATTGTTAATTCGACTGAAACAGTTGCTGAGTTTCCACCAAAAAGCCGTATTGATTAGGGATGTCTTGGAAGATTTGCTTGAAAATGACGAAGACCTCGCAGGTATGTACTTGAGCCAGCCAAAGCAAAAACCACAACAGCACACTCAATGGAACAAGGAGATTTTGGACTCAAAAGTTGATGAGGATTTGGAAAACTATGAAGATTTAGAAATGATCCTTGAGAGTTATTACCGTCAGTGCGATGAATTTGTACAACAAGCAGGAAGTTTACTCAACGATATCAAGGCCACAGAGGATATCGTAAATATTATTTTGGACGCGAATCGTAATTCTTTGATGTTGTTTGAGTTGAAAGTCACTGTTTACACATTGGGTATTACTGTTGCAACTTTAGTGCCTGCATTTTACGgaatgaatttgaaaaactatATCGAGGAGTCCAATTTAGGGTTTGGCGCAGTCGTGGTCTTTTCCATCATACAGGGAGCATTGTTTACTTGGTACAATTTTAAGAAATTGCACAAGGTTCAGAAATTGACCATCATGGGCACAAATGACAACCCTACAAGAAGTGTCACCCCATACAAACACGTTATCAAGAGAGACCGCTCGTTCTTGCACAAGCTAATCTTTGGATCAGGTACGCATAGAAAGAAATACCATTGGCCAACTAAAAGGGAGAAAGACGTGCTCTGGAGGATGATCAACGACGAAAAATCTAGACATTAG